The following are from one region of the Hydrogenophaga sp. BPS33 genome:
- the glmS gene encoding glutamine--fructose-6-phosphate transaminase (isomerizing) — translation MCGIVAGVSGRDIVPVLVQGLQRLEYRGYDSCGVAVHSGGLQRARSTARVAELAQQVQQDAIASGTGIAHTRWATHGAPAVHNAHPHFSHGPGAASGVVGRVALVHNGIIENHDDLRAELQGKGYVFESQTDTEVIAHLIDSLYEGDVFAALQAAVVRLHGAYALAVFHKDEPHRVVGARAGSPLVLGVGEGGTEHFLASDAMALAGVTDQIVYLEEGDLVDLQLGRYWVLDDSGRALDAGQRPVKTVLAHSGAAELGPYRHYMQKEIFEQPRAIGDTLEGVNAITPELFGDGAYGVFKDIDNVLILACGTSYYSGCTAKYWLESIARIPTQVEVASEYRYRTSVPNPRTLVVTITQSGETADTLAALRHAQGLGMKHTLTVCNVATSAMVRECELAYITRAGVEIGVASTKAFTTQLAGLFLLTLALAQVRGHLSDEAEAEHLKAMRHLPVALQAVLALEPQVISWAEDFARMDNALFLGRGLHYPIALEGALKLKEISYIHAEAYPAGELKHGPLALVTAAMPVVTVAPNDTLLEKLKSNMQEVRARGGVLYVLADADTRITNSEGIHVIRMPEHYGALSPLLHVVPLQMLAYHTALAKGTDVDKPRNLAKSVTVE, via the coding sequence ATGTGTGGAATCGTGGCGGGAGTTTCGGGGCGCGACATCGTGCCGGTGCTGGTGCAAGGCCTGCAGCGTCTGGAGTACCGGGGTTACGACTCCTGTGGTGTGGCGGTGCATTCGGGTGGCTTGCAGCGCGCCCGCAGCACGGCGCGCGTGGCCGAGTTGGCGCAGCAGGTGCAGCAGGACGCCATCGCCAGTGGCACGGGCATCGCCCACACCCGTTGGGCCACGCACGGTGCGCCGGCCGTGCACAACGCCCATCCGCATTTCAGCCACGGGCCGGGCGCCGCGTCCGGTGTGGTCGGGCGGGTGGCGCTGGTGCACAACGGCATCATCGAGAACCACGACGACTTGCGCGCGGAACTGCAGGGCAAGGGTTATGTGTTCGAGAGCCAGACGGACACCGAAGTCATCGCGCACCTGATCGACTCGCTCTACGAAGGTGACGTCTTCGCGGCCCTGCAGGCCGCGGTGGTGCGTTTGCATGGCGCCTATGCCTTGGCCGTGTTCCACAAGGACGAGCCGCACCGCGTGGTCGGCGCGCGCGCCGGCTCACCGCTGGTGCTGGGTGTGGGCGAGGGCGGGACAGAGCATTTCCTGGCCAGCGATGCGATGGCGCTGGCCGGCGTCACCGACCAGATCGTGTATCTGGAAGAGGGCGACCTGGTCGACCTGCAGTTGGGCCGCTATTGGGTGCTCGACGACAGCGGCCGCGCACTCGACGCGGGACAGCGACCGGTCAAGACCGTGCTGGCCCACAGCGGTGCGGCCGAGCTCGGCCCATACCGCCACTACATGCAAAAGGAAATCTTCGAGCAGCCGCGTGCGATCGGCGACACGCTCGAAGGCGTCAACGCCATCACGCCCGAACTCTTCGGTGATGGCGCCTATGGCGTGTTCAAGGACATCGACAACGTGCTCATCCTCGCGTGCGGCACCAGCTACTACAGCGGCTGCACGGCGAAGTATTGGCTCGAATCCATCGCCCGCATTCCGACGCAAGTGGAAGTGGCGAGCGAATACCGCTACCGCACCAGTGTGCCCAATCCGCGCACGCTGGTGGTGACCATTACCCAGAGCGGCGAGACCGCCGACACCCTGGCCGCGCTGCGGCACGCGCAGGGCCTGGGCATGAAGCACACGTTGACCGTTTGCAATGTGGCCACATCGGCGATGGTGCGCGAGTGCGAGCTGGCCTATATCACCCGTGCGGGCGTCGAGATCGGCGTGGCGTCCACCAAGGCGTTCACCACGCAGCTGGCCGGCCTGTTCCTGCTCACCCTGGCGCTTGCGCAAGTGCGTGGCCACTTGAGCGACGAAGCCGAGGCCGAACACCTCAAGGCCATGCGCCACCTGCCGGTGGCCCTGCAAGCCGTTCTCGCGCTCGAGCCCCAGGTGATCAGCTGGGCCGAGGACTTTGCGCGCATGGACAACGCGCTCTTCCTGGGCCGTGGGCTGCACTATCCCATCGCGCTGGAAGGTGCCTTGAAACTCAAGGAGATCAGCTACATCCACGCCGAGGCCTACCCCGCCGGTGAACTGAAGCACGGCCCACTGGCCTTGGTGACCGCCGCGATGCCCGTGGTGACGGTGGCACCGAACGACACCTTGCTGGAAAAGCTCAAGAGCAACATGCAGGAAGTGCGCGCGCGCGGTGGCGTGCTGTATGTGCTGGCCGACGCCGACACGCGCATCACCAAC
- a CDS encoding DUF2726 domain-containing protein, producing the protein MESMTITLVAIAVTSVVVPVLLALWLVRRRRASASSGRDDRYSPERILTPEQTHMLDYLQDTFPGQIVLPNMSLSRLLTVRRAADRQRAANRLKDYRVDFVVCGQDGRPSFAFDVEQYHLSDAKAKAHKAVMKNRILKTAGVRFVFLKNGIHRMPSPADFRAQLNLAELPKPKAKEEARESALQQLESQFSSFDSLHSSHNNGYRDSEVMGMSRLMDLDEFGQRRSGASGSRTRASSGGSFDDSRSHRNSRFDGSSLDVRGG; encoded by the coding sequence ATGGAATCCATGACGATCACGCTCGTGGCCATCGCCGTCACCTCGGTGGTGGTGCCCGTGCTGCTGGCCCTCTGGCTGGTACGGCGCCGACGTGCCAGCGCCTCGTCGGGCCGCGACGACCGGTACTCGCCGGAACGCATCCTCACGCCCGAACAAACGCACATGTTGGACTATCTGCAGGACACGTTCCCCGGCCAGATCGTGCTGCCCAATATGAGTCTGTCCCGCCTGCTGACCGTGCGCCGCGCGGCCGACCGCCAGCGTGCGGCCAACCGCCTCAAGGACTACCGTGTCGACTTCGTGGTGTGCGGCCAGGATGGCCGACCCAGCTTCGCATTCGACGTCGAGCAGTACCACCTGAGCGACGCCAAGGCAAAAGCGCACAAGGCGGTCATGAAAAACCGCATCCTGAAAACTGCGGGGGTGCGCTTCGTGTTCCTGAAAAACGGCATTCACCGCATGCCATCCCCGGCCGACTTCCGTGCGCAGCTCAACCTGGCCGAGCTGCCCAAGCCGAAGGCCAAGGAAGAAGCCCGGGAAAGCGCACTGCAACAGCTGGAGAGCCAGTTCTCGTCCTTCGATTCGCTGCACAGCAGCCACAACAACGGCTACCGCGACTCGGAAGTGATGGGCATGAGCAGGCTCATGGATCTCGACGAATTTGGCCAACGCCGCAGCGGTGCCAGCGGATCTCGCACCCGGGCCAGCAGCGGCGGCTCGTTCGACGACAGCCGCTCCCACCGCAACAGCCGTTTCGACGGCAGTTCACTGGACGTGCGCGGGGGGTAG
- the glmU gene encoding bifunctional UDP-N-acetylglucosamine diphosphorylase/glucosamine-1-phosphate N-acetyltransferase GlmU, giving the protein MSFPVDVVVMAAGKGTRMKSLRPKVLHRLGGRALAQHVIDTAAQLSARSVVVITGHGAEQVEASLVVPPAPDGVATPTLRFVRQEPQLGTGHAVQQAAPALTDDGVTLVLSGDVPLTRAETLQALLDLCAGERLALLALDMPDPTGYGRIVRAHADGPVQAIVEHKDANEAQRAITEIYSGIMAVPTRLLRGWLARLDNRNAQNEYYLTDVVKFAVADGTEVVAHRIADAVQVAGVNSPVQLAELERAYQQRLARALMEQGVRLADPARLDVRGELMCGQDVEIDVNCVFEGRVKLGDGVRIGANCVIANAAIDANAVILPFTHIEGETLGVSIGRGALIGPFARLRPGAQLGEEVHIGNFVEVKNSKLAARAKANHLAYLGDATVGERVNYGAGSITANYDGANKHRTVIEADVHVGSNCVLVAPVTIGAGGTVGAGSTITKNTAPGALSVARGKQVALENWQRPVKKKP; this is encoded by the coding sequence ATGTCGTTCCCTGTGGATGTGGTGGTGATGGCAGCGGGCAAAGGCACGCGCATGAAGAGTCTTCGGCCCAAAGTGTTGCACCGTTTGGGTGGCCGTGCACTGGCCCAGCACGTGATCGACACGGCCGCGCAGTTGTCGGCGCGCTCGGTGGTGGTGATCACCGGCCATGGCGCCGAGCAGGTCGAAGCCAGCCTGGTGGTGCCGCCAGCGCCCGACGGCGTGGCGACGCCGACCTTGCGCTTCGTGCGCCAGGAGCCGCAGCTGGGCACCGGCCATGCGGTGCAGCAAGCCGCGCCAGCGCTCACCGATGACGGGGTGACGCTGGTGCTCTCTGGCGATGTGCCCCTGACCCGTGCCGAGACGCTGCAAGCCCTGCTCGACCTGTGCGCGGGGGAGCGCCTGGCCTTGCTGGCCCTGGACATGCCCGACCCGACCGGTTACGGCCGCATCGTGCGTGCCCATGCAGACGGCCCGGTACAGGCCATCGTGGAACACAAGGACGCCAACGAGGCGCAGCGCGCCATCACCGAGATCTACAGCGGCATCATGGCGGTCCCCACGCGCTTGCTGCGTGGTTGGTTGGCACGGCTGGACAACCGCAATGCCCAGAACGAGTACTACCTCACCGACGTGGTGAAGTTCGCCGTGGCCGATGGAACGGAAGTCGTGGCGCACCGCATCGCCGATGCGGTACAGGTTGCGGGTGTGAACAGTCCGGTGCAGTTGGCCGAGCTGGAGCGCGCCTACCAGCAGCGTCTGGCGCGCGCCTTGATGGAGCAGGGCGTGCGCCTGGCCGACCCGGCGCGGCTGGACGTGCGGGGTGAGTTGATGTGCGGACAGGACGTGGAGATCGATGTGAACTGCGTGTTCGAAGGCCGCGTGAAACTGGGCGACGGCGTGCGCATCGGCGCGAACTGCGTGATCGCCAACGCGGCCATCGACGCCAACGCGGTGATTCTTCCCTTCACGCACATCGAAGGCGAGACGCTGGGTGTGTCGATCGGTCGCGGTGCGCTGATTGGCCCCTTCGCGCGACTGCGCCCCGGCGCGCAGTTGGGCGAAGAAGTGCACATCGGCAACTTCGTCGAAGTGAAGAACAGCAAGCTGGCTGCGCGCGCCAAGGCCAACCACCTGGCCTATCTGGGCGACGCCACCGTGGGCGAGCGCGTCAACTACGGCGCGGGCAGCATCACGGCGAACTACGACGGCGCCAACAAGCACCGCACCGTGATCGAAGCCGATGTGCACGTGGGCAGCAACTGCGTGCTGGTGGCGCCGGTGACCATTGGTGCGGGCGGCACGGTGGGCGCGGGCTCCACCATCACCAAGAACACGGCGCCGGGCGCGCTTTCGGTTGCCAGGGGCAAGCAGGTGGCGCTGGAGAATTGGCAGCGCCCCGTGAAGAAAAAGCCCTGA
- a CDS encoding Lrp/AsnC family transcriptional regulator: MESITIDEADLRLLDLLQTDASLSNQVLAERAHLSPPTSLRRVKRLRQLGLIERQVALLSRDKLAPLLGHGLTALVEVTLERQGTEQQDAFEARVVPAPEVQQCYRVSPGPDFMLVVHCSDMPAYLELARRLFTSDANVRNIKAFFSLKQAKFDPRLPLHRTAPSAIA; encoded by the coding sequence ATGGAATCAATCACCATCGACGAAGCCGACCTCCGGCTGCTGGATTTGTTGCAAACCGACGCCTCGCTCAGCAACCAGGTCCTGGCCGAACGGGCGCATCTTTCGCCCCCCACCAGCTTGCGCCGCGTCAAGCGCCTGCGCCAACTGGGCTTGATCGAGCGACAAGTGGCATTGTTGAGCCGCGACAAGCTCGCACCGCTGCTGGGCCATGGGTTGACGGCGCTGGTGGAAGTGACGTTGGAGCGCCAGGGCACGGAACAGCAAGACGCGTTCGAGGCGCGCGTGGTACCCGCGCCCGAGGTGCAACAGTGCTACCGCGTGAGCCCGGGGCCGGACTTCATGCTGGTGGTCCATTGCAGCGACATGCCCGCCTACCTCGAACTGGCCCGCCGGCTGTTCACGAGCGACGCCAACGTGCGCAACATCAAGGCGTTCTTCAGCCTCAAACAGGCGAAGTTCGACCCTCGGCTTCCCCTGCACCGCACGGCACCCAGCGCCATCGCCTGA